From the genome of Lotus japonicus ecotype B-129 chromosome 6, LjGifu_v1.2, one region includes:
- the LOC130724833 gene encoding uncharacterized protein LOC130724833 — MVQLSECQENEQNLAASLRKAEEDLTESQKVVQELTKGLEEASRVKGDLARKLEVAVKVKSMCEDKLASAEADLARAQEFLLQRDDRVKTLEAELNALKVAEVKMAEKSASLKMEKTNMQGALTDRDAKIVDLEEEVKQLKGSLAKINKAAFNNAVSQLQVVNPGIDVKPVHYRKCASGGKIGSVKDNASIPSYPRQRVLKSLLSFVVTFYKFFEL; from the coding sequence ATGGTTCAGCTCTCCGAGTGCCAGGAGAATGAGCAGAACTTGGCTGCAAGTCTTAGGAAGGCTGAGGAGGATCTGACCGAGAGTCAAAAGGTCGTGCAGGAACTGACCAAGGGACTGGAGGAGGCTAGCCGGGTTAAGGGAGATCTCGCCCGAAAATTGGAAGTTGCTGTTAAAGTTAAGTCTATGTGTGAGGACAAGTTGGCTTCTGCGGAGGCCGATTTAGCTAGAGCTCAAGAGTTCCTCCTCCAGAGGGACGATCGGGTGAAGACGCTAGAAGCGGAGCTGAATGCTTTAAAGGTCGCAGAGGTGAAGATGGCCGAGAAGAGTGCCTCTTTGAAAATGGAAAAGACCAACATGCAAGGGGCGTTGACGGATCGGGATGCTAAGATAGTCGatttggaggaggaagtgaagcaGCTTAAGGGCAGTCTGGCCAAGATCAACAAGGCAGCATTTAATAATGCTGTCAGTCAGCTTCAAGTGGTTAATCCGGGCATTGACGTGAAACCTGTCCACTACCGAAAGTGTGCTTCCGGTGGCAAGATCGGTTCCGTCAAAGATAATGCCTCCATTCCTTCTTACCCCCGACAGAGGGTTCTTAAGTCGTTGTTGTCTTTTGTTGTTACTTTCTATAAGTTTTTTGAACTTTGA